Proteins from a genomic interval of Chroococcidiopsis thermalis PCC 7203:
- the msrA gene encoding peptide-methionine (S)-S-oxide reductase MsrA, translating to MMIFGFGKKIAMPSPQEALPGRSQAMPVPQTHYTNGNPLKPPYPTGMETAMFGMGCFWGAERKFWQLDGVFITAVGYAAGFTPNPTYKEVCSGMTGHNEVVFVVYDPKVISYEQLLKVFWENHDPTQGMRQGNDVGTQYRSGIYVYSEEQKQLAIATRDTYQQALTQAGYGKITTEIIDAPEFYWAEEYHQQYLAKNPGGYCGLGGTNVACPVGLIAS from the coding sequence ATAATGATATTCGGATTTGGTAAAAAAATCGCTATGCCTTCTCCTCAGGAGGCTTTACCCGGACGATCGCAAGCAATGCCCGTACCTCAGACTCACTACACAAATGGAAATCCTCTCAAGCCGCCATATCCTACCGGTATGGAGACAGCTATGTTTGGTATGGGCTGTTTCTGGGGTGCAGAACGCAAGTTTTGGCAGTTAGATGGCGTTTTTATCACTGCTGTTGGCTACGCGGCTGGCTTTACGCCCAACCCCACTTATAAAGAAGTTTGTTCGGGGATGACGGGTCACAATGAAGTTGTGTTTGTCGTCTACGATCCCAAAGTCATTAGTTACGAACAATTGCTGAAAGTTTTCTGGGAAAACCACGACCCAACTCAGGGTATGCGGCAAGGAAACGATGTCGGAACCCAATACCGTTCGGGAATCTACGTCTACTCTGAAGAACAGAAACAATTAGCAATAGCAACGCGAGATACCTATCAGCAAGCCTTGACTCAGGCAGGATATGGCAAGATAACCACTGAAATTATTGATGCTCCCGAATTTTATTGGGCAGAGGAATATCATCAGCAATATCTGGCAAAGAATCCTGGCGGGTATTGTGGTTTAGGGGGTACGAATG